A genomic window from Luteolibacter sp. LG18 includes:
- a CDS encoding Calx-beta domain-containing protein — translation MKPRRSSVICLGALLAAGTAVVFRPHSPGNATPTTPAASARAKAQAEQVNPAADPVSGAVAAVQEVAADVANVEPARDFGAWATEKPREPDFAKLDAFDAWKVKWKNATPEERQALVEEGSRLAGERRPEYRALISFDPRQAVDRAVTRVERQDLPKEIVSQLETPVSTVGSFEVYKGRPQPGVEIPAEALTMRYFEANGVSYKAHVPEELKDLSSLPNTPLQGYADGREFAVASNAVRALDVGEKIPAGATVQETCPVSGKTTESVSTGAAVTQDTPTVQIGETIITLCNGSHVAVLEDNYRTYVQASGSGGGGFFMDNYPGTSSRSIGAFKCLYIRVIYQEQTSPPNTEEGAYNDMRNNARYYIESSYGKMTQTTTFTPLVTLPHTQKWYIDKDSEVNGLGLVHNDSRAAAKALGYDPGQFDCIIVRVNGGPRLGGASWGGGSSVWVSWDGMDVLNHECGHSLGLSHANYWSTTDGTAYGTGANQEYGNPYDVMGGSGGFSAHYNTISKRQLGWLPSNYFHSPKTSGLYRIYAYDQPQLEEGKRYAINVAKDSIRGYNIEYHPARGGLLADQALVLYNGMGSNAGHLVDTTPGTPSGKSDAGIAEGRTYSDWESDQHFTVVAENATTPPSLDVVYNRGPFPGNVAPTATLGASATTISAGGSVTFTATASDANGDPLAYFWQFDDGVYGTNTSTFTRTFSTAAQVNAMLTVSDMKGGSVRRSVVINVGSHGKQAITGTVTDGTNPLAGVMIGNGSKYAFTNADGTYSLPGLATGSTTLTASLPGYTFTPSTANPYTVVAGTNTVNWTSAVPTLVTLTKTADPTEGGSNGNFRLTRTGDTSADLVVLVSPVGGTATMTTDYTFTPAYVASGSYKSFTIPAGSATLDVAVAAVNDTAAEGPETITLQLASSAGYVSGSSNSVVMTLNDNDTTLPLVAVTAPDPYATEAPSSTDTGKFTFTRTGSTAAALNVTVAWSGAATNGTDCTTLPTTVTIPTGQSSVDVVVTPTNDSLIEVPEDVVATISTNAAYLRDASATTASVIITDDDTPVVTVSVPDPDASEGSQDTGTFLLTRTGDTSAPLTVYYGLTGTASYGTDYMALTGQVTIPAGATSAPVVITPYDDDIGEPAETVVLSLSTFNNAYSIGSAYQGTVTITDNNDPVLVTVRAGSIGTEGGSNATLIFHTIGTGSGNVTVNYTVGGTATAGSDYTALSGSVSVPVNGSNDTTVTIPITNDTTAEPTETVVATITPGTGYKVYNDPSATALIRDNDSGSERVMVSTYNQTPSESGPTTANFYFSRAVGTTGALTVNYTMSGTATNGTDYATMSGTCVIADGDSGVLVPVTPVDDALVEGTETVTATVAAGTGYSVDFPASATFEITDNDAATVTVGFQQTAISTSEQPGALGEYRDLPVVLSASSANTITVRVIANGGDAMGDDVDWGFVDAANGNAPIPYATLTFAPGTTSKNVRIRVKNDGYVEGGETAVLQLTAATNASITANKGTESVLIFDDQIPALVTEERWNTGSVYTNNTWNSVTPDYTGLLESFTPAQDVADSYSRRLTGLITAPTTGTYTFWVASDDASRLYLSTDATAANKVQIATVSGWTNFQDWDANTSQKSANITLTAGQSYYMEVQHQEGGGGDHVSVAWQGPGFSRTPIVSPIADTAPRTVRMLTASTTRVEGDGSEPMLQVLLDRPAGSTPITVNYSSTGTATNGSDYSLTNGTLTFNSGEQMKALPLSILTDAIGEAPEGIVVSLSSPSGASLTAPSSTTITLLDANAPVVGATQVNATSAMSVGTVLGTATATPASGRSITGWTIVAGNESNLFAINSSGQVTLQVPGSLPNPGVRHLIVRAIDNAGSTGDGSFKVVCNPPAVAGVSEKRFAGATAYNTNTWTGTTNYTGSLTTFTTPQNVADSYSRQLTGYIQVPTTGDYTFWIASDDDSRLYLSTDETAANKAQIANVSGYTGFQSWDSQSSQKSATFTLTAGKVYYMEVQHYEGGGGDHASVAWQGPGISRAAIPTTAIFPQFLAAPVVPSVNVGAPADGSSLTSGTSVTVSANVVAVGLPVTSVEFYVDGSLVGSDGSSPYSINWTNNATVGSHSFTAKAVYSGGSVTSIASSFTVPNAAPTFTANPISGSNATEDSAYSGSIASYGADINPGDTLTFSKVSGPAWLSVASNGGLSGTPGNSDVGANAFTVKVTDAAGANVNAALNITVINVNDAPTFTANPITGAGATEDSAYSGSIASYGSDIDAGDTLTFSKVSGPSWLSVASNGALSGTPLNGDVGANAFTVKVTDAAGANVNATLNIAVANVNDAPVFTANPITGGNATEDSAYSGSIASYGTDVDAGDSLTFSKVSGPAWLSVASNGALSGTPGNSDVGANGFTVKVTDAAGANVNATLNITVVNVNDAPTFASALTAPDATSGMPYTGNTIAGSASDIDAGDTLTYTKVSGPAWLTVASNGALSGTPGLADGGSANVFTVRATDGTGAYAETTLTINVIIPDLAADPDGDGSPTGLEFTVGTAPFDNASVPGSIYTNLRGWWKLDETSGTNADDATGRVQDGTLAGSPASTAGIVGNALNLDGTDDGITLGNAPSLSGTGDFTVGAWVKIASGSGTGVIIQQRDATGSGYNGEYGLQVLSNGTVEFYIYNGGYQFDITTPTTYGLVNDNQWHYVAATRSGTTGTVYVDGNPLATASGTAKSLVSTLTMSIGWDQRDNNKRFKGLLDEVRLYTRALSASELNGIHDGLIANRAPAFTAGSYTLTNATVGSTYAGTLVGKATDADTDVLTFAKVSGPSWLTVASNGTLSGTPAAGDAGTGSYSVSVTDPDGQSATASLSVTVYGALPSGWTAGDIGSTGVVGSSGYTSGTGLYTISGAGADIWGTADAFQYASTSMTGDGEIRARVTSQTNTGGWAKAGVMMRDTTAAGSAHAMMVVTPSNGFANQYRATTGASSSHIAGPALNAYPNNWVRVTRCGSLFTTYVSSNGTTWTQVGQETVTMGSTIRVGLAVDSTSTTTASTATFDNVTVTPYPSPWVTGDIGTTGVAGRSEFFNNVHTLNGAGVVGGTADGLRYTYQALTADGDITVRIPSFANTGTSSRIGVMIRDTLSANSAHVFLGTDGSGAFTWTYRTTAGGSTTTANSGTATAPNVWVRLTRVGNVITAYSSTNGTSWTTVGSQTVTMASNCYIGVAVGSGNTTGLNASTFDNITVTP, via the coding sequence ATGAAACCCCGCCGATCCTCCGTGATCTGCCTTGGCGCGTTGCTTGCCGCCGGAACGGCTGTTGTCTTCCGGCCGCATTCACCCGGCAACGCCACCCCGACCACTCCCGCTGCTTCAGCCCGCGCGAAGGCGCAGGCGGAGCAGGTCAATCCCGCCGCCGATCCGGTTTCCGGAGCCGTCGCCGCCGTTCAAGAGGTGGCCGCCGACGTGGCGAATGTCGAACCCGCCCGCGATTTCGGCGCGTGGGCTACCGAGAAACCCCGTGAGCCGGACTTCGCGAAACTCGATGCGTTCGACGCATGGAAGGTGAAGTGGAAGAACGCCACGCCGGAAGAGCGGCAGGCGCTGGTGGAGGAGGGGAGCCGGCTGGCCGGTGAGCGCCGTCCGGAATACCGCGCGCTGATCTCCTTCGATCCACGCCAGGCGGTGGACCGCGCGGTGACCCGCGTGGAGCGGCAGGATCTTCCCAAGGAGATCGTGAGCCAGCTCGAGACCCCGGTTTCCACCGTGGGCAGTTTCGAAGTTTACAAGGGCCGTCCGCAACCGGGAGTCGAGATTCCCGCGGAGGCGCTGACGATGCGCTATTTCGAAGCCAATGGCGTGAGCTACAAGGCGCACGTTCCGGAGGAGCTGAAGGATCTGTCCTCGCTGCCGAACACCCCGCTGCAGGGCTACGCGGATGGCCGTGAGTTCGCGGTGGCATCGAACGCGGTGCGCGCGCTGGATGTCGGCGAGAAGATTCCCGCGGGAGCCACGGTGCAGGAGACCTGCCCGGTGTCCGGGAAGACCACCGAGTCCGTCTCGACCGGCGCGGCGGTGACCCAGGACACGCCGACTGTGCAGATCGGCGAGACGATCATCACGCTTTGCAACGGCTCGCACGTGGCCGTGCTGGAGGACAACTACCGCACTTACGTCCAGGCCAGCGGCTCGGGTGGCGGCGGCTTCTTCATGGACAATTACCCCGGCACCTCGTCGCGCTCGATCGGCGCGTTCAAGTGCCTCTACATCCGGGTGATCTACCAGGAGCAGACGAGCCCTCCGAACACCGAGGAGGGCGCGTACAACGACATGCGCAACAACGCGCGTTACTACATCGAGAGCTCCTACGGGAAGATGACCCAGACCACGACGTTCACGCCGCTGGTCACGCTGCCGCACACGCAGAAGTGGTACATCGACAAGGACAGTGAGGTGAACGGCCTGGGCCTTGTTCACAATGATTCCCGGGCCGCGGCGAAGGCGCTCGGATATGATCCGGGGCAGTTCGACTGCATCATCGTCCGCGTCAACGGCGGCCCGCGTCTCGGCGGTGCCTCGTGGGGTGGCGGCAGCAGCGTGTGGGTGAGCTGGGACGGCATGGACGTGCTGAACCACGAGTGCGGCCACTCGCTCGGACTGAGTCACGCGAACTACTGGAGCACCACCGACGGCACGGCCTACGGCACCGGCGCGAACCAGGAATACGGTAACCCGTATGACGTGATGGGCGGCAGCGGTGGTTTCTCCGCGCACTACAACACGATCAGCAAGCGCCAGCTCGGCTGGCTCCCATCGAACTATTTCCACTCGCCGAAGACCAGCGGCCTGTACCGCATCTACGCCTACGACCAGCCGCAGCTGGAGGAAGGGAAGCGCTACGCGATCAACGTCGCGAAGGACAGCATCCGCGGCTACAACATCGAGTACCATCCGGCCCGCGGCGGTTTGCTCGCGGACCAGGCGCTGGTGCTCTACAACGGCATGGGTAGCAACGCCGGCCATTTGGTCGACACCACGCCCGGCACGCCGAGCGGCAAGAGCGACGCCGGCATCGCGGAGGGGCGCACCTATTCCGACTGGGAATCCGACCAGCACTTCACCGTGGTGGCCGAAAACGCGACCACGCCGCCGTCCCTGGATGTCGTTTACAACCGTGGTCCATTTCCGGGCAATGTGGCGCCGACCGCCACGCTCGGTGCATCCGCCACGACGATCTCGGCGGGTGGCAGCGTGACCTTCACGGCCACCGCCTCGGATGCCAATGGCGACCCGCTCGCCTACTTCTGGCAGTTCGATGACGGCGTCTACGGCACGAACACTTCCACCTTCACCCGTACCTTCAGCACCGCCGCGCAAGTCAACGCGATGCTGACCGTTTCCGACATGAAGGGCGGCTCGGTGCGGCGCTCGGTGGTGATCAACGTTGGCTCGCACGGCAAGCAGGCGATCACCGGCACGGTGACCGACGGCACCAACCCGCTGGCGGGCGTGATGATCGGCAACGGCAGCAAGTATGCCTTCACCAATGCCGACGGCACCTACTCGCTGCCGGGGCTGGCCACCGGCTCCACCACGCTCACGGCTTCGCTGCCTGGCTACACCTTCACCCCGTCCACCGCGAATCCCTACACGGTGGTCGCGGGCACGAACACGGTGAACTGGACCAGCGCCGTGCCGACCTTGGTGACGCTGACGAAGACCGCGGACCCGACCGAGGGTGGCTCGAACGGAAACTTCCGCCTGACCCGCACCGGTGACACTTCCGCGGATCTGGTGGTGCTCGTTTCGCCCGTGGGCGGCACGGCCACCATGACCACGGACTACACCTTCACGCCGGCCTACGTGGCGTCGGGTTCCTACAAGTCGTTCACAATTCCGGCCGGTTCCGCCACGCTCGATGTGGCGGTGGCCGCGGTCAACGACACCGCCGCCGAAGGCCCGGAAACCATCACCCTCCAGCTCGCCTCGTCCGCCGGTTATGTTTCCGGCAGTTCGAACTCGGTGGTGATGACGCTCAATGACAACGACACCACGCTGCCGCTGGTGGCCGTGACCGCGCCCGATCCTTACGCGACGGAAGCGCCGTCCAGCACCGACACCGGCAAGTTCACCTTCACCCGCACCGGTTCGACGGCGGCGGCGCTGAATGTGACTGTCGCCTGGAGCGGTGCCGCCACCAATGGCACCGATTGCACCACGCTGCCGACCACGGTGACGATTCCCACGGGCCAGAGCTCGGTGGATGTGGTGGTGACTCCGACCAACGACAGCCTCATCGAGGTGCCGGAGGACGTGGTGGCCACCATCAGCACGAACGCCGCCTACCTCCGCGATGCCAGCGCCACCACGGCCAGCGTCATCATCACCGATGACGACACACCGGTGGTGACCGTGAGCGTTCCGGATCCGGATGCGTCGGAAGGGAGCCAGGATACCGGCACCTTCCTTCTCACCCGCACCGGCGACACCTCGGCTCCGCTGACCGTTTACTACGGCCTCACCGGCACCGCTTCCTACGGCACCGACTACATGGCCCTCACCGGCCAGGTGACGATCCCGGCCGGGGCCACCAGCGCTCCGGTGGTGATCACGCCGTATGACGATGACATCGGCGAGCCGGCGGAAACCGTCGTGCTTTCGCTGAGCACCTTCAACAACGCCTACAGCATCGGTTCCGCCTATCAGGGAACGGTTACGATCACGGACAACAACGATCCGGTGCTCGTCACCGTTCGCGCGGGATCGATCGGCACGGAAGGTGGCTCGAACGCGACGCTGATCTTCCACACCATCGGCACGGGAAGCGGCAACGTCACGGTGAACTACACCGTCGGCGGCACCGCCACCGCGGGCAGCGACTACACCGCGCTTTCCGGCAGTGTCAGTGTTCCGGTGAATGGATCGAACGACACCACCGTCACGATCCCGATCACCAACGACACCACCGCCGAGCCGACTGAAACCGTGGTGGCGACGATCACCCCGGGAACCGGCTACAAGGTCTACAACGACCCGTCCGCCACCGCGCTGATCCGCGACAACGACAGCGGCAGCGAACGCGTGATGGTCTCGACCTACAACCAGACCCCGTCCGAATCCGGGCCGACCACGGCGAACTTCTACTTCTCCCGCGCGGTCGGCACCACCGGTGCGCTGACGGTGAACTACACCATGTCCGGCACCGCCACGAACGGCACCGACTACGCCACCATGAGCGGCACCTGCGTGATTGCGGATGGCGATTCAGGCGTGCTCGTCCCGGTCACCCCGGTGGATGACGCGCTGGTGGAGGGAACGGAAACCGTCACCGCGACGGTGGCCGCCGGCACCGGTTACAGCGTGGACTTCCCGGCCTCGGCCACCTTCGAGATCACGGACAACGATGCCGCCACGGTCACCGTGGGCTTCCAACAGACGGCGATTTCCACCAGCGAGCAACCCGGCGCGCTCGGTGAATACCGCGACCTGCCGGTGGTGCTCTCCGCGTCTTCCGCGAACACGATCACGGTCCGGGTCATCGCGAACGGTGGCGATGCCATGGGCGACGACGTCGACTGGGGCTTCGTGGATGCCGCCAATGGCAATGCTCCGATTCCCTACGCCACGCTGACGTTCGCCCCGGGCACAACCTCGAAGAACGTCCGCATCCGCGTGAAGAACGACGGTTATGTGGAAGGTGGCGAGACCGCGGTCCTGCAACTGACGGCGGCCACGAATGCCAGCATCACGGCGAACAAGGGCACGGAGAGCGTTTTGATCTTCGATGATCAGATTCCGGCCCTTGTCACCGAGGAACGCTGGAATACCGGTTCCGTTTACACCAACAACACCTGGAACTCGGTGACGCCGGATTACACCGGCCTGTTGGAATCGTTCACTCCGGCCCAGGATGTCGCGGACAGTTATTCGCGCCGTCTCACCGGTCTGATCACCGCTCCCACCACCGGCACCTACACCTTCTGGGTTGCTTCCGATGATGCCTCCCGTCTCTACCTGAGCACGGACGCCACCGCTGCGAACAAGGTGCAGATTGCCACCGTCAGCGGCTGGACGAATTTCCAGGACTGGGATGCGAACACCTCGCAGAAGTCTGCGAACATCACGCTGACTGCGGGCCAGAGCTACTACATGGAGGTCCAGCACCAGGAAGGTGGAGGGGGCGACCACGTCTCCGTCGCCTGGCAGGGTCCGGGCTTCAGCCGCACGCCGATCGTTTCGCCGATCGCCGATACCGCGCCGCGCACCGTCCGCATGCTCACCGCCTCGACCACGCGTGTGGAGGGCGATGGCTCCGAGCCGATGCTCCAGGTGCTGCTCGATCGCCCGGCCGGCTCCACGCCGATCACGGTGAACTACAGCTCCACCGGCACGGCGACCAATGGCAGCGACTACTCGCTGACAAACGGCACGCTGACCTTCAACAGCGGCGAGCAGATGAAGGCCCTGCCGCTGAGCATTCTCACCGATGCGATCGGTGAAGCGCCGGAAGGCATCGTGGTGTCGCTGTCGAGCCCGTCCGGTGCCTCGCTCACCGCGCCGTCCTCGACGACCATCACCCTGCTCGACGCGAACGCGCCGGTCGTGGGTGCCACCCAGGTGAACGCCACCTCCGCCATGAGTGTGGGCACGGTGCTGGGAACGGCGACCGCCACCCCGGCGTCCGGCCGCAGCATCACCGGTTGGACGATCGTTGCGGGCAATGAAAGCAACCTGTTCGCGATCAACTCCAGCGGCCAGGTGACCCTCCAGGTTCCCGGCTCGCTGCCGAATCCGGGCGTCCGCCATCTCATCGTCCGCGCGATCGACAACGCGGGCTCGACCGGTGACGGTTCGTTCAAGGTGGTGTGCAATCCGCCCGCAGTGGCGGGTGTGAGCGAGAAGCGCTTCGCGGGTGCCACGGCCTACAACACCAACACCTGGACTGGAACGACCAACTACACCGGTTCGCTGACGACGTTCACCACGCCTCAGAACGTGGCGGACAGCTACTCGCGCCAGCTCACGGGCTACATCCAGGTGCCGACCACCGGCGACTACACGTTCTGGATCGCCTCGGACGATGATTCCCGCCTCTACCTGAGCACGGATGAAACCGCGGCGAACAAGGCGCAGATCGCGAACGTCAGCGGCTACACCGGATTCCAGTCGTGGGATTCGCAGTCGTCGCAGAAGTCCGCGACCTTCACGCTCACCGCGGGCAAGGTGTATTACATGGAGGTCCAGCACTACGAGGGCGGTGGCGGTGACCATGCTTCGGTGGCCTGGCAGGGTCCCGGCATCAGCCGTGCGGCCATCCCGACCACGGCGATCTTCCCGCAGTTCCTGGCAGCTCCAGTGGTGCCGAGCGTCAATGTCGGGGCTCCGGCGGATGGCAGCAGCCTGACCTCCGGCACCAGCGTGACCGTTTCGGCGAACGTGGTGGCTGTGGGCTTGCCGGTGACGTCGGTGGAGTTCTACGTGGATGGCTCGCTTGTCGGTTCCGACGGCAGCTCCCCGTATTCCATCAACTGGACGAACAATGCCACCGTGGGCAGCCATAGCTTCACCGCGAAGGCGGTCTACAGCGGCGGCTCGGTGACATCCATCGCCTCCTCGTTCACGGTGCCGAACGCGGCTCCGACCTTCACGGCGAATCCGATCAGCGGCAGCAATGCTACTGAAGATAGCGCCTACTCCGGTTCCATCGCCTCCTACGGTGCCGACATCAACCCGGGCGACACGCTCACCTTCTCGAAGGTGTCCGGTCCGGCCTGGCTGAGCGTTGCTTCCAATGGCGGACTTTCCGGCACGCCGGGTAACAGCGACGTCGGTGCGAACGCCTTCACTGTGAAGGTGACGGATGCCGCCGGTGCGAACGTCAATGCCGCGCTGAACATCACGGTGATCAACGTGAACGATGCCCCGACCTTCACCGCGAACCCGATCACGGGTGCCGGTGCCACGGAAGACAGCGCGTATTCCGGATCGATCGCCAGCTACGGCTCCGACATCGATGCGGGCGACACGCTCACCTTCTCGAAGGTGTCCGGTCCGTCTTGGCTCAGCGTGGCCTCGAATGGCGCGCTCTCCGGCACGCCGCTCAACGGTGACGTGGGTGCGAACGCCTTCACCGTGAAGGTGACCGATGCCGCCGGTGCCAATGTCAACGCGACGCTCAACATCGCGGTGGCCAATGTGAACGATGCTCCGGTCTTCACCGCGAACCCGATCACCGGCGGCAATGCCACCGAGGACAGCGCGTATTCCGGATCGATCGCCAGCTATGGCACCGATGTGGATGCGGGCGACAGCCTCACCTTCTCGAAGGTGAGCGGTCCGGCCTGGTTGTCCGTTGCCTCGAATGGAGCGCTCTCCGGCACGCCCGGAAACTCCGATGTGGGGGCAAACGGCTTCACCGTGAAGGTGACCGATGCCGCGGGTGCCAACGTCAACGCGACGCTCAACATCACGGTGGTGAACGTGAACGATGCCCCGACCTTCGCCTCCGCCCTCACGGCTCCGGATGCGACTTCGGGCATGCCTTACACCGGCAACACGATCGCGGGCAGCGCCAGCGACATCGATGCCGGTGACACGCTCACTTACACCAAGGTGTCCGGTCCAGCGTGGCTCACGGTGGCTTCGAATGGTGCGCTCTCCGGTACTCCGGGGCTCGCCGACGGCGGCAGCGCCAACGTCTTCACGGTGCGCGCCACCGATGGAACGGGGGCCTATGCCGAGACCACGCTGACGATCAACGTGATCATCCCCGACCTCGCCGCCGATCCGGATGGCGATGGCTCGCCGACCGGCTTGGAGTTCACCGTTGGCACAGCGCCGTTCGACAACGCTTCGGTTCCGGGTTCGATCTACACCAACCTCCGCGGCTGGTGGAAACTCGACGAAACCTCCGGCACCAATGCCGATGACGCCACCGGCCGCGTGCAGGATGGCACCCTCGCCGGCAGCCCGGCATCCACCGCCGGCATCGTGGGCAATGCCCTGAACCTCGACGGCACCGATGACGGCATCACGCTCGGCAACGCCCCGTCGCTGTCCGGCACCGGTGACTTCACGGTCGGTGCCTGGGTGAAGATCGCTTCGGGCTCCGGCACGGGCGTGATCATCCAGCAGCGCGATGCGACCGGCTCCGGCTACAACGGGGAGTATGGACTCCAGGTGCTGTCCAACGGCACCGTCGAGTTCTACATCTACAACGGCGGCTACCAGTTCGACATCACCACCCCGACGACCTACGGCCTGGTGAACGACAACCAGTGGCACTACGTCGCCGCCACCCGCAGCGGCACCACCGGCACCGTCTATGTGGATGGCAACCCGCTGGCCACCGCCTCCGGCACGGCCAAGAGCCTGGTGTCCACGCTCACCATGTCGATCGGCTGGGACCAGCGTGACAACAACAAGCGATTCAAGGGCCTGCTCGATGAAGTGCGTCTCTACACCCGTGCGCTCAGCGCCAGCGAGCTCAACGGGATCCATGACGGTCTGATCGCCAACCGCGCGCCGGCCTTCACCGCTGGCTCGTATACCCTCACCAATGCCACCGTGGGTTCCACCTACGCCGGCACCCTGGTGGGCAAGGCGACCGACGCCGACACCGACGTGCTGACCTTCGCCAAGGTCTCCGGCCCGTCGTGGCTCACGGTCGCCTCGAATGGCACGCTGTCCGGCACACCGGCGGCGGGCGACGCGGGCACCGGCAGCTACTCGGTGAGCGTCACCGATCCGGATGGCCAGAGCGCCACCGCCTCGCTGAGTGTCACGGTCTACGGCGCCTTGCCCTCCGGCTGGACCGCCGGGGACATCGGCAGCACCGGTGTCGTGGGTTCCAGCGGCTACACCTCGGGCACCGGCCTCTACACGATCAGTGGAGCAGGCGCGGACATCTGGGGCACGGCCGATGCGTTCCAATACGCCTCCACCTCGATGACGGGTGACGGCGAGATCCGCGCCCGCGTGACCTCGCAGACGAATACCGGTGGCTGGGCGAAGGCCGGTGTCATGATGCGTGACACCACCGCCGCCGGATCGGCCCACGCGATGATGGTGGTGACGCCGTCCAACGGCTTCGCCAACCAGTATCGAGCGACCACGGGTGCAAGCAGCAGCCACATCGCCGGACCGGCGCTCAACGCCTACCCGAACAACTGGGTGCGCGTGACGCGCTGCGGTTCCCTGTTCACCACCTACGTGTCGTCCAACGGCACGACGTGGACGCAGGTCGGCCAGGAAACGGTGACGATGGGCAGCACGATCCGCGTGGGTCTGGCGGTGGACTCCACCTCCACCACCACGGCCAGCACGGCGACCTTCGACAACGTGACGGTCACGCCGTATCCCTCGCCATGGGTGACCGGTGACATCGGCACCACCGGTGTGGCGGGCCGCTCGGAGTTCTTCAACAACGTCCATACCTTGAACGGCGCGGGCGTGGTGGGAGGGACCGCGGACGGACTGCGCTACACCTACCAGGCGCTGACCGCGGATGGCGACATCACGGTGCGCATCCCGAGCTTCGCCAACACCGGCACCAGCTCGCGGATCGGGGTGATGATCCGCGACACGCTGTCGGCGAATTCGGCGCACGTGTTCCTCGGCACGGATGGCTCGGGTGCCTTCACCTGGACCTACCGCACCACGGCGGGCGGCAGCACGACCACCGCGAACAGCGGCACGGCGACGGCTCCGAACGTGTGGGTGCGCCTGACCCGCGTGGGCAATGTCATCACGGCCTACAGCAGCACGAATGGGACGAGCTGGACGACGGTGGGCAGCCAGACGGTGACGATGGCGAGCAACTGCTACATCGGCGTGGCCGTGGGCAGCGGCAACACGACCGGGCTGAACGCCTCGACCTTCGACAATATCACGGTGACTCCGTGA
- a CDS encoding sugar phosphate isomerase/epimerase family protein → MNRRHFLATGALAALPSVLHADETPAPAPASRPNRIGISSYSFWGFNREDLRPIDVCIEHAARMGFDGFEILQKQLTSWEPAELMKIKRRAFLLGLDLMGYSTHQGFLSPDKEKRQKNHDHTLACLEQAYNLGIPTMRVNSGTWGTTKDFDELMQKRGADDPLPGFTEDDAYPWVIEAYGKLAGEAGKRGVVMGLENHWGLGRTPQGVKRVVDAVNSPWLKVTLDTGNFLEDPYDRLAMLAKDTVLMQAKTYYGGGVWYTLELDYPRIAKIMKDAGYTGYVSLEFEGKEDPLTAIPKSLEMLRKAFA, encoded by the coding sequence ATGAACCGCCGCCATTTCCTCGCCACCGGGGCCCTCGCCGCCCTGCCTTCCGTTCTCCACGCCGATGAGACACCGGCCCCCGCTCCGGCATCTCGCCCGAACCGGATCGGCATCTCGTCCTACTCGTTCTGGGGATTCAACCGCGAGGACCTGCGCCCGATCGATGTCTGCATCGAGCACGCGGCGCGGATGGGCTTCGATGGCTTCGAGATCCTCCAGAAGCAGCTCACTTCGTGGGAACCGGCGGAGCTGATGAAGATCAAGCGCCGCGCGTTCCTGCTCGGGCTCGACCTGATGGGCTACTCCACCCACCAGGGGTTCCTGTCCCCGGACAAGGAAAAGCGGCAGAAGAACCACGACCACACCCTCGCCTGCTTGGAACAAGCCTACAACCTCGGCATCCCGACGATGCGGGTGAACTCCGGCACCTGGGGCACCACCAAGGACTTCGACGAACTCATGCAGAAGCGCGGCGCGGATGATCCGCTCCCAGGCTTCACCGAAGACGATGCCTACCCTTGGGTGATCGAGGCCTATGGCAAGCTCGCCGGGGAAGCCGGCAAACGCGGCGTGGTGATGGGCCTTGAAAACCACTGGGGCCTCGGCCGCACGCCGCAGGGCGTGAAGCGCGTGGTGGATGCTGTCAATTCGCCCTGGCTGAAGGTCACGCTCGATACGGGCAATTTCCTGGAGGATCCCTACGACCGCCTCGCCATGCTGGCGAAGGATACGGTGCTCATGCAGGCGAAGACGTATTACGGCGGAGGCGTGTGGTACACGCTCGAACTCGATTACCCGCGCATCGCGAAAATCATGAAGGACGCCGGATACACCGGCTACGTGTCTCTGGAGTTCGAGGGCAAGGAAGACCCGCTCACCGCGATCCCGAAGAGCCTTGAAATGCTGAGGAAGGCGTTCGCCTAG
- a CDS encoding rhodanese-like domain-containing protein — protein MPQPPITPDTKMGDIMDALPGARRALFARYHLGGCSSCAFSNDETLAELCLRAENLPVDEVIAHLLDSHSHDLEMLVSPAGAKAKLDSPAPPRLVDIRTREEFEAVAVPGSEFFTQELQQQLFASDPATVVLLLDHSGRNVLDMVAWFRGHGLKETYGVTGGIDAWSREVDKSLPRYRVEMD, from the coding sequence ATGCCGCAGCCGCCGATCACCCCCGACACGAAGATGGGAGACATCATGGACGCTCTCCCCGGAGCGCGCCGCGCCCTCTTCGCCCGCTACCATCTCGGTGGCTGCTCGAGCTGCGCCTTTTCCAACGACGAAACCCTGGCCGAGCTCTGCCTCCGCGCGGAAAACCTGCCGGTGGACGAAGTAATCGCCCATCTGCTGGACAGCCACTCCCACGACCTGGAAATGCTCGTGTCCCCCGCCGGTGCCAAAGCGAAGCTCGACTCCCCCGCCCCGCCGCGGCTGGTCGACATCCGCACCCGCGAGGAATTCGAAGCCGTCGCCGTGCCCGGCTCCGAATTCTTCACCCAAGAACTCCAACAGCAGCTTTTCGCCAGCGATCCGGCCACCGTCGTCCTGTTGCTCGACCACAGCGGCCGCAACGTCCTCGACATGGTCGCCTGGTTCCGCGGCCACGGGCTGAAAGAGACCTACGGCGTGACCGGTGGCATCGATGCCTGGAGCCGCGAGGTCGACAAATCGCTGCCGCGCTACCGCGTCGAGATGGATTGA